A window of the Pseudomonas furukawaii genome harbors these coding sequences:
- the rhuM gene encoding virulence protein RhuM/Fic/DOC family protein: MDLVQEALPVVIYQREGESVTEVRLEGGTVWLTQRQMAELFDTSSDNVGLHLKNIYGTGELEESTTTEDYSVVQREGRRQVTRVIRHYNLDAIISVGYRVNSRQGTHFRIWANRVLRDHLVRGYSLNQRRLEAQQERIGQLQKTLTLFREGLIDQAGLTEARGLVSVITGYARTFVLLNQFDSERLGRDGFAENIRYLIDPADAFEGIAALKADLMAKGEASDLFGRPKDESFEGLLGNIVQSFDGQFLYPSIEEQAANLLYLVIKNHPFTDGNKRIGAFLFIWFLRRNRHHLKSDGELKINDNALAAIALLVAQSDPRQKDLMVHLVMNLILG, from the coding sequence ATGGACCTTGTGCAGGAAGCCTTGCCGGTCGTCATCTACCAGCGGGAAGGGGAAAGCGTCACCGAGGTGCGCCTCGAGGGCGGGACGGTTTGGTTGACCCAGCGCCAGATGGCGGAGTTGTTCGACACCAGTTCCGATAATGTCGGCTTGCACCTCAAGAACATCTACGGGACTGGAGAACTGGAGGAGTCGACAACTACCGAGGATTACTCGGTAGTTCAGCGGGAGGGCCGCAGGCAGGTGACCCGAGTGATCAGGCACTACAACCTGGATGCAATCATTTCCGTCGGTTATCGCGTCAACTCCAGGCAGGGCACCCACTTCCGCATCTGGGCCAATCGCGTACTGAGGGACCACCTGGTACGCGGCTACAGCCTCAACCAGCGGCGCCTGGAGGCCCAGCAGGAGCGGATCGGGCAGTTGCAGAAGACCCTCACGCTGTTCCGCGAAGGGCTGATCGACCAGGCCGGCCTGACCGAAGCGCGCGGGCTGGTCAGTGTCATCACTGGCTACGCGCGGACCTTCGTACTGCTGAACCAGTTCGACAGCGAGCGGCTAGGGCGTGACGGATTCGCCGAGAACATCCGCTACCTGATCGACCCGGCCGATGCCTTCGAGGGAATCGCGGCGCTCAAGGCGGACCTGATGGCGAAAGGGGAGGCCAGCGATTTGTTCGGGCGGCCGAAGGATGAGAGTTTCGAGGGTTTGCTGGGGAACATCGTCCAGTCCTTTGACGGACAATTCCTCTACCCGAGCATCGAGGAACAGGCGGCGAACCTGCTTTACCTGGTGATCAAGAACCACCCGTTCACCGACGGCAACAAGCGCATCGGCGCCTTCCTCTTCATCTGGTTCCTGCGGCGCAACCGGCACCATCTGAAGTCGGATGGTGAGCTGAAGATCAACGACAACGCCCTGGCCGCCATTGCGCTGCTGGTGGCCCAGAGCGATCCCCGGCAGAAGGACCTGATGGTCCATCTGGTCATGAACCTGATCCTGGGCTGA